From one Ctenopharyngodon idella isolate HZGC_01 chromosome 15, HZGC01, whole genome shotgun sequence genomic stretch:
- the lhx1a gene encoding LIM/homeobox protein Lhx1 isoform X1, whose amino-acid sequence MVHCAGCERPILDRFLLNVLDRAWHIKCVQCCECKCNLTEKCFSREGKLYCKNDFFRRFGTKCAGCAQGISPNDLVRRARSKVFHLNCFTCMMCNKQLSTGEELYIIDENKFVCKDDYLSNTNGKDTNLLSVSNTSLVPMSNSEVFISTPCLRRPFFPHSVTACSDPSLSPDSQDQLQDDVKDAEIANLSDKETGNNENDDQNLGGKRRGPRTTIKAKQLETLKAAFAATPKPTRHIREQLAQETGLNMRVIQVWFQNRRSKERRMKQLSALGARRHAFFRSPRRMRTLVDRLEPGELIPNGPFSYYGDYQSEYYGPGGNYDFFPQGPPSSQAQTPVDLPFVPSSGPTGTPLGGMDHPIPGHHPSSEVQRFSDIMSHHPGDSPSPEPGIPGPLHSMSSDVFGPSPSFTSLSLNGSGYSNHLSHPPSEMNEGTVW is encoded by the exons ATGGTCCACTGTGCGGGCTGCGAGAGGCCTATATTGGACAGGTTTCTCCTTAATGTTCTGGACAGAGCATGGCACATCAAGTGCGTACAATGCTGCGAGTGCAAATGTAACCTTACAGAGAAATGCTTCTCTCGAGAAGGAAAACTCTATTGCAAAAACGACTTCTTTAG GCGCTTTGGAACAAAATGCGCGGGTTGTGCTCAGGGGATCTCGCCGAATGACTTGGTCCGGAGGGCACGGAGCAAAGTGTTTCATCTCAACTGCTTCACATGCATGATGTGTAACAAGCAGCTATCCACGGGGGAGGAATTGTATATCATAGACGAAAATAAATTTGTCTGTAAAGACGATTATTTAAGCAACACGAACGGAAAAGACACTAATCTCCTTTCAG TGTCTAACACATCTCTGGTCCCCATGTCTAATTCTGAGGTTTTTATTTCGACTCCTTGTCTCCGACGGCCCTTCTTTCCCCATTCAGTCACAGCTTGCAGTGATCCTAGTTTATCGCCAGATTCGCAAGACCAGCTACAGGACGATGTCAAGGATGCGGAAATCGCAAACTTATCGGACAAAGAAACGGGTAACAATGAAAACGATGACCAGAACCTCGGAGGCAAACGGAGAGGACCGCGTACCACGATTAAAGCAAAGCAATTGGAGACACTGAAAGCGGCATTCGCGGCGACCCCCAAACCAACAAGACACATCAGGGAGCAACTGGCGCAGGAGACGGGGCTCAACATGCGAGTTATTCAG GTATGGTTTCAGAACCGGCGGTCCAAAGAGCGTAGAATGAAACAGCTGAGCGCGCTTGGCGCGAGGAGACACGCGTTCTTCCGGAGTCCGAGAAGAATGCGAACGCTCGTGGACAGACTCGAGCCTGGAGAATTAATTCCAAACGGCCCGTTTTCGTACTATGGAG ATTATCAGAGCGAGTACTATGGTCCGGGAGGGAATTACGACTTCTTTCCCCAAGGCCCGCCATCTTCGCAGGCCCAGACTCCTGTAGACCTCCCCTTTGTTCCATCGTCAGGACCCACCGGTACCCCGCTAGGGGGCATGGACCATCCTATCCCCGGCCATCATCCGTCCAGTGAAGTACAGCGCTTTTCAGATATCATGTCTCACCACCCAGGGGACTCGCCCAGTCCAGAGCCAGGGATACCCGGGCCCCTGCACAGTATGTCCTCAGATGTTTTTGGACCCAGTCCGTCCTTTACATCCCTCTCCCTCAACGGCAGCGGATACAGCAACCACCTCTCCCACCCTCCATCAGAAATGAATGAGGGCACGGTCTGGTAG
- the lhx1a gene encoding LIM/homeobox protein Lhx1 isoform X2 — MVHCAGCERPILDRFLLNVLDRAWHIKCVQCCECKCNLTEKCFSREGKLYCKNDFFRRFGTKCAGCAQGISPNDLVRRARSKVFHLNCFTCMMCNKQLSTGEELYIIDENKFVCKDDYLSNTNGKDTNLLSVTACSDPSLSPDSQDQLQDDVKDAEIANLSDKETGNNENDDQNLGGKRRGPRTTIKAKQLETLKAAFAATPKPTRHIREQLAQETGLNMRVIQVWFQNRRSKERRMKQLSALGARRHAFFRSPRRMRTLVDRLEPGELIPNGPFSYYGDYQSEYYGPGGNYDFFPQGPPSSQAQTPVDLPFVPSSGPTGTPLGGMDHPIPGHHPSSEVQRFSDIMSHHPGDSPSPEPGIPGPLHSMSSDVFGPSPSFTSLSLNGSGYSNHLSHPPSEMNEGTVW; from the exons ATGGTCCACTGTGCGGGCTGCGAGAGGCCTATATTGGACAGGTTTCTCCTTAATGTTCTGGACAGAGCATGGCACATCAAGTGCGTACAATGCTGCGAGTGCAAATGTAACCTTACAGAGAAATGCTTCTCTCGAGAAGGAAAACTCTATTGCAAAAACGACTTCTTTAG GCGCTTTGGAACAAAATGCGCGGGTTGTGCTCAGGGGATCTCGCCGAATGACTTGGTCCGGAGGGCACGGAGCAAAGTGTTTCATCTCAACTGCTTCACATGCATGATGTGTAACAAGCAGCTATCCACGGGGGAGGAATTGTATATCATAGACGAAAATAAATTTGTCTGTAAAGACGATTATTTAAGCAACACGAACGGAAAAGACACTAATCTCCTTTCAG TCACAGCTTGCAGTGATCCTAGTTTATCGCCAGATTCGCAAGACCAGCTACAGGACGATGTCAAGGATGCGGAAATCGCAAACTTATCGGACAAAGAAACGGGTAACAATGAAAACGATGACCAGAACCTCGGAGGCAAACGGAGAGGACCGCGTACCACGATTAAAGCAAAGCAATTGGAGACACTGAAAGCGGCATTCGCGGCGACCCCCAAACCAACAAGACACATCAGGGAGCAACTGGCGCAGGAGACGGGGCTCAACATGCGAGTTATTCAG GTATGGTTTCAGAACCGGCGGTCCAAAGAGCGTAGAATGAAACAGCTGAGCGCGCTTGGCGCGAGGAGACACGCGTTCTTCCGGAGTCCGAGAAGAATGCGAACGCTCGTGGACAGACTCGAGCCTGGAGAATTAATTCCAAACGGCCCGTTTTCGTACTATGGAG ATTATCAGAGCGAGTACTATGGTCCGGGAGGGAATTACGACTTCTTTCCCCAAGGCCCGCCATCTTCGCAGGCCCAGACTCCTGTAGACCTCCCCTTTGTTCCATCGTCAGGACCCACCGGTACCCCGCTAGGGGGCATGGACCATCCTATCCCCGGCCATCATCCGTCCAGTGAAGTACAGCGCTTTTCAGATATCATGTCTCACCACCCAGGGGACTCGCCCAGTCCAGAGCCAGGGATACCCGGGCCCCTGCACAGTATGTCCTCAGATGTTTTTGGACCCAGTCCGTCCTTTACATCCCTCTCCCTCAACGGCAGCGGATACAGCAACCACCTCTCCCACCCTCCATCAGAAATGAATGAGGGCACGGTCTGGTAG